The following coding sequences are from one Arcobacter nitrofigilis DSM 7299 window:
- a CDS encoding thioredoxin domain-containing protein, giving the protein MEVKYKKEFYILKQKERKIDSEAPAVRVEMLDGESKVIGMMAPKIQVMLSSPNIKDYNNGLHDILKKFESKILVYMITNSTISDIKKVASVFGLEESTLSNDFNKFSLKFGINLNESLIAKSVFIIDKEGVIKYKEIPSNAEHKLDLDEFETALEEVINFKVKGHTHENWMGV; this is encoded by the coding sequence ATGGAAGTTAAGTATAAAAAAGAGTTTTATATTTTAAAGCAAAAAGAGAGAAAAATTGACTCTGAAGCACCAGCTGTTAGGGTTGAAATGTTAGATGGCGAATCAAAAGTTATAGGAATGATGGCACCTAAAATTCAAGTAATGCTTAGCTCTCCTAATATCAAAGATTATAACAATGGATTGCATGATATTTTAAAAAAATTTGAATCAAAAATCTTAGTTTATATGATAACAAATAGCACTATTAGTGATATAAAAAAAGTTGCATCTGTATTTGGATTAGAGGAAAGTACTCTCTCAAATGACTTTAATAAATTTTCTTTGAAATTTGGAATAAATTTAAATGAAAGTTTAATTGCAAAATCTGTATTCATTATAGATAAAGAGGGTGTAATAAAATACAAAGAGATACCTTCAAATGCTGAACATAAACTCGATTTAGATGAGTTTGAAACAGCATTGGAAGAAGTTATTAACTTCAAAGTAAAAGGTCATACTCATGAGAACTGGATGGGAGTATGA
- the nifN gene encoding nitrogenase iron-molybdenum cofactor biosynthesis protein NifN, with protein sequence MESISAKPLQLNPIKLSQPMGAMLCFLGIKNCMPLMHGAQGCASFTKVFFTRHFNDPIAVQTTAVNDITAVIDGGDYAISESIKNITKKVQPDLVGLFTTGLTETKGDDIKGACLLVQDQQKMVYVNTPDFEGSIESGFAKSIEAIIDQLVASASEVDVNKAVIIPNVNLKPIEIEKIKDTIALFGYEVLSLPDLSDSLDGHLGLKQGALSSGGITVEDIEKLGTCSLAISIGSSVKKAGDKLKAKNENMKLLHFDSLGGLEDSDKFFKALCQIKNISTPHPSIVRWRKRLQDAMLDSHFAIGSASVVLALEPDQCISVANTIIEAGANIKAIITTHKNDLLDNIECENILIGDFEDVEKYLKDSDVLISNFHGERYTMRHKKALMLRGFPDFEGVGNQLKNDVLYEGSTYLLFELANLINHHNQGAFHGH encoded by the coding sequence ATGGAAAGTATAAGTGCAAAACCTCTACAACTAAACCCTATCAAACTATCTCAACCTATGGGAGCGATGCTTTGCTTTTTAGGGATAAAAAACTGTATGCCACTTATGCATGGAGCGCAAGGTTGTGCTTCATTTACAAAGGTGTTTTTCACAAGACATTTCAATGACCCAATAGCAGTTCAAACAACAGCTGTAAATGATATAACAGCTGTAATTGATGGAGGAGATTATGCCATTTCAGAATCAATTAAAAATATCACTAAAAAAGTACAACCTGATCTTGTAGGTCTTTTTACAACAGGTCTTACGGAGACAAAAGGGGATGATATAAAAGGAGCTTGTTTACTTGTCCAAGACCAACAAAAAATGGTCTATGTAAATACTCCTGATTTTGAAGGTTCTATTGAAAGTGGTTTTGCAAAATCTATTGAAGCAATCATTGACCAACTTGTTGCAAGTGCAAGTGAAGTTGATGTGAATAAAGCAGTAATTATTCCAAATGTAAATCTAAAACCAATAGAGATAGAAAAAATCAAAGACACAATAGCATTATTTGGTTATGAAGTTTTATCTCTTCCTGATTTAAGTGATTCATTAGATGGTCACTTAGGATTAAAGCAAGGTGCTTTAAGTAGTGGAGGAATAACCGTAGAAGATATAGAGAAATTAGGAACTTGTTCACTAGCTATTAGTATAGGAAGTAGTGTAAAAAAAGCTGGAGATAAATTAAAAGCAAAAAATGAAAATATGAAATTACTACATTTTGATTCTTTAGGTGGCTTAGAAGATAGTGATAAGTTTTTCAAAGCCCTTTGCCAAATCAAAAATATCTCAACTCCCCATCCAAGTATTGTTAGATGGAGAAAAAGATTACAAGATGCCATGCTTGATTCTCACTTTGCAATTGGAAGTGCTTCTGTTGTACTCGCACTTGAGCCTGACCAGTGTATAAGCGTTGCAAATACAATTATTGAAGCAGGGGCAAATATAAAAGCAATAATAACTACCCACAAAAATGATTTACTAGATAATATAGAGTGTGAAAATATATTAATTGGTGATTTTGAAGATGTTGAAAAATATCTAAAAGATAGTGATGTATTAATATCAAACTTTCATGGAGAAAGATACACAATGAGACATAAAAAAGCTCTTATGTTAAGAGGGTTTCCTGATTTCGAAGGAGTTGGTAATCAACTAAAAAATGATGTATTATATGAAGGAAGCACTTATTTACTTTTTGAGTTAGCAAACCTAATAAACCATCATAATCAAGGGGCATTTCATGGGCATTAA
- a CDS encoding AI-2E family transporter, which translates to MDEEKIRNYFFYLACIVVIIAGVKIASEIVIVLFLAIFISSIISTLIKILDKRHIPKLISYLLVLGFFTLISLLLAYIVNISLKDFITNLPTYEEKLQQTIVNIISLAENYGYSIDKKTILDALNLNSFFGITTNLIGSIGTFLSKFLLIIIGIGFILAESKSFEKKLKILFRKESDKIEHFNLFSNNIQKYFLVKTATSFLTGFLVAITLIFFDISYPILWGVIAMLFNFIPVVGSIIAAVPAILLSFLTSDLNTTLILIVLYLAINIFISNIIEPKFMGKELGLSPLVIFFSLILWGWVLGIVGMFLAVPITMTLKIAFDSNKTTKWISLLMSSVKEG; encoded by the coding sequence ATGGATGAAGAAAAAATAAGGAACTATTTTTTTTATTTGGCTTGTATAGTAGTTATTATTGCCGGAGTAAAAATAGCCAGTGAAATTGTAATTGTCTTATTTTTAGCAATTTTTATCTCATCTATAATATCAACTTTAATAAAAATCTTAGATAAAAGACATATTCCTAAACTCATCTCTTATTTATTAGTACTTGGTTTTTTTACACTTATTTCACTACTTTTAGCTTACATTGTAAATATCTCTTTAAAAGACTTTATAACAAATCTTCCAACTTATGAAGAGAAATTACAACAAACTATTGTAAATATTATTTCATTAGCAGAAAACTATGGCTACTCAATTGATAAAAAGACTATTTTAGATGCTTTAAATCTAAACTCATTTTTTGGAATTACTACAAACCTAATTGGAAGTATTGGTACATTTTTATCAAAATTTTTACTTATTATCATTGGTATAGGATTTATTTTAGCCGAATCAAAATCTTTTGAAAAAAAGTTAAAAATACTTTTTAGAAAAGAGAGTGATAAAATAGAGCATTTCAACCTTTTTTCAAATAATATACAAAAATATTTTTTAGTAAAAACAGCAACTAGTTTTTTAACAGGATTTTTAGTGGCTATAACTTTAATATTTTTTGATATTAGCTACCCCATACTTTGGGGAGTAATTGCAATGCTATTTAATTTTATTCCAGTAGTAGGGTCTATAATAGCAGCAGTTCCAGCAATACTTTTATCTTTTTTAACAAGTGATTTAAATACTACTTTGATATTAATAGTATTATATCTTGCAATAAATATTTTTATAAGTAATATTATCGAACCGAAATTTATGGGAAAAGAGCTTGGTCTTTCTCCTTTAGTTATATTTTTCTCATTGATTTTATGGGGTTGGGTATTGGGAATAGTAGGGATGTTTTTAGCAGTACCTATTACAATGACATTAAAAATTGCCTTTGATTCAAATAAAACTACTAAATGGATATCCCTACTTATGTCAAGTGTAAAAGAAGGATAA
- a CDS encoding nitrogenase component 1 — protein sequence MVNKKLIQELLSESACSHNKEKKSSCDKPKPGATSGGCAFEGAQIALFPFADVVHLVHSPATCIGASWETRQTLTSHHGENNTITGYTTDVNTNDVIFGGDKKLEDAINYIVANKNPKGIFVYETCVTAMIGDDMDNTCNRMEEKHGIPIVVIHSPGFVGGKNLGSRLGGESVLHQLIGTKEPEEIHPFGINLIGEYNVTGDMWQYTPILEKIGIKVVSTLAGDGRIENIQMAHRAKLNVIVCAKSLISLTRKMQERYNIPYISISFYGKRDTTNAIMSIVNAFGDEKLIKRAKEVIEEEETKLEKALTPYRKILEGKKAILNTGGNKTWSIASALQDIGIDVVATSVKKATLEDKEICATYVKILMNDPGTEQAKLIDEHNIDILLAGGRSLYTAIKKKVAFVDVNQEKKVSYGAYSGLINLAKDVSNAVNNKVFKVVGSPEPWN from the coding sequence ATGGTAAATAAAAAACTAATACAAGAGTTATTAAGCGAAAGTGCCTGCTCTCATAATAAAGAAAAAAAATCATCATGTGATAAACCAAAACCAGGGGCTACTAGTGGTGGATGCGCTTTTGAAGGGGCTCAAATCGCGCTTTTCCCTTTTGCTGATGTAGTACATTTAGTTCATTCACCAGCCACATGTATAGGAGCTTCATGGGAGACTAGACAAACTCTAACTTCACACCATGGGGAAAATAATACAATTACTGGATATACAACAGATGTAAATACAAATGATGTAATTTTTGGTGGAGATAAAAAACTAGAAGATGCTATTAATTATATAGTTGCAAATAAAAATCCAAAAGGAATTTTTGTATACGAAACTTGTGTAACTGCAATGATTGGTGATGATATGGATAATACTTGTAATAGGATGGAAGAGAAACACGGTATTCCCATAGTTGTTATTCACTCTCCTGGCTTTGTTGGTGGTAAAAACTTAGGCTCAAGACTTGGAGGAGAATCAGTTTTACACCAACTAATAGGAACAAAAGAGCCTGAAGAGATTCACCCTTTTGGAATAAATTTAATTGGTGAATACAATGTTACAGGTGACATGTGGCAATACACTCCAATATTAGAAAAAATAGGGATAAAAGTAGTTTCAACCCTAGCAGGTGATGGAAGGATAGAAAATATCCAAATGGCACATAGGGCAAAACTAAATGTAATAGTTTGTGCTAAATCACTTATCTCTCTAACAAGAAAGATGCAAGAGAGATACAATATACCATATATAAGTATCTCATTTTATGGAAAACGTGATACAACAAATGCAATTATGAGCATAGTAAATGCCTTTGGAGATGAAAAACTTATCAAAAGAGCAAAAGAAGTTATAGAAGAGGAAGAGACAAAACTTGAAAAAGCGTTAACTCCATATAGAAAAATACTTGAAGGGAAAAAAGCTATTTTAAATACAGGTGGGAATAAAACCTGGTCTATAGCATCTGCCTTACAAGATATAGGTATAGATGTGGTTGCAACAAGTGTAAAAAAAGCAACCTTAGAGGATAAAGAGATTTGTGCAACATATGTAAAAATACTTATGAATGATCCAGGAACTGAACAAGCAAAACTAATAGATGAACATAATATTGATATTTTATTAGCAGGTGGACGAAGTTTATATACAGCTATTAAGAAAAAAGTAGCCTTTGTGGATGTAAATCAAGAGAAAAAAGTAAGTTATGGGGCATATAGTGGACTTATAAATTTAGCAAAAGATGTCTCTAATGCAGTTAATAACAAGGTATTTAAAGTTGTCGGAAGTCCAGAACCTTGGAATTAA
- a CDS encoding NifB/NifX family molybdenum-iron cluster-binding protein, which translates to MIAIPLSKEDSTVISDLYGNAPYFALLDLSSGYFNVKENIGCGNGLETAKCVEELGAKSTIFYHMGEGVFNHLNENKVKVYSAAKTYLTIEDIYRNILNKSCKVVTKENCESLLDSGTTSCSCECDKN; encoded by the coding sequence ATGATTGCAATACCATTAAGTAAAGAAGACTCAACAGTAATTTCTGATTTATATGGAAATGCTCCATATTTTGCCTTACTAGATTTAAGTTCTGGATATTTTAATGTAAAAGAAAATATTGGATGTGGAAATGGGCTTGAAACAGCAAAATGTGTAGAAGAGTTAGGTGCAAAAAGTACTATTTTTTATCATATGGGTGAAGGTGTTTTTAATCATCTAAATGAAAATAAAGTAAAAGTTTATAGTGCAGCAAAAACTTATTTGACAATAGAAGATATATATAGAAATATTTTAAACAAGTCGTGCAAAGTTGTTACAAAAGAGAATTGTGAGAGTTTATTGGACTCTGGAACTACATCTTGCTCATGTGAGTGTGATAAAAACTAA
- a CDS encoding NifU family protein, whose protein sequence is MEKDLEYYLSLDYPFETYSGENEVGDAFLVEFFDFDIKASSEDFDEAVELAHTYLEEHLKRELKAKREIPKPNEGRRFMEHRTALAAYKNKDFEKAYSIWEEEAKLKNDQAMANLGLMYLKGEGVEKDYSIAKDWFEKASSYDNDSANFNLALMYQTKIGVEEDIEKAKEYFRKAVRKNHTQAAFRLALVLLQDRQNLDGVREGFDCMLKAAKNGHAMASIQLTGIDKDLATNVELNEHFRAQSMEKQLEIINDTLDRFIRPILLKDGGNILLIDYVNEPEIELRLAYQGACVGCSIASTGTYEMIKGTLEKVIDPRVRLYIL, encoded by the coding sequence ATGGAAAAAGATTTAGAATATTATCTGTCTTTAGACTATCCCTTTGAAACATATAGTGGAGAAAATGAAGTTGGAGATGCTTTTTTAGTAGAGTTTTTTGATTTTGATATAAAAGCTTCAAGTGAAGATTTTGATGAGGCAGTTGAACTTGCACATACATATTTAGAAGAACACTTAAAAAGAGAATTAAAAGCAAAAAGAGAAATACCAAAGCCAAATGAAGGAAGAAGATTTATGGAACATAGAACTGCATTAGCTGCATATAAAAACAAAGACTTTGAAAAGGCCTATAGCATTTGGGAAGAAGAAGCAAAATTAAAAAATGATCAAGCTATGGCAAATTTAGGTTTGATGTACTTAAAAGGTGAAGGTGTAGAAAAGGATTATTCTATAGCTAAAGATTGGTTTGAGAAAGCTAGTTCTTATGATAATGATTCTGCAAATTTTAATTTGGCACTTATGTATCAAACAAAAATTGGTGTTGAAGAAGATATAGAAAAAGCAAAAGAGTATTTTAGAAAAGCAGTTAGAAAAAATCATACCCAAGCAGCCTTTAGATTGGCTCTTGTTTTACTTCAAGATAGACAAAATTTAGATGGGGTAAGAGAAGGTTTTGACTGTATGTTAAAAGCTGCAAAAAACGGTCATGCAATGGCAAGTATTCAATTAACAGGTATAGATAAAGATCTAGCAACCAATGTGGAATTAAATGAGCATTTTAGAGCTCAAAGCATGGAAAAACAACTAGAAATCATCAATGATACTTTAGATAGATTTATTAGACCAATTTTATTAAAAGATGGTGGGAATATTTTACTAATAGATTATGTAAATGAACCAGAAATAGAACTAAGACTTGCTTATCAAGGCGCTTGTGTTGGGTGTTCAATTGCAAGTACGGGAACTTATGAGATGATAAAAGGTACTTTAGAAAAGGTAATTGACCCAAGAGTTAGGTTATATATATTATGA
- a CDS encoding NifB/NifX family molybdenum-iron cluster-binding protein — protein sequence MRIAFASKDNIHVNQHFGWAKEFYIYEIKDDNYTFVKSVDSSIEIEDEIEKLNYKIECCEGCDILYVQQIGPKASLMVKASKIFPMQASAENEKIEEILQKLIKMKENPPLWMRRLIG from the coding sequence ATGAGAATTGCATTTGCTTCTAAAGATAATATTCATGTAAACCAACATTTTGGTTGGGCAAAAGAGTTTTATATTTATGAAATAAAAGATGATAATTATACTTTTGTAAAATCAGTTGATTCTTCAATTGAGATTGAAGATGAAATAGAGAAACTTAATTACAAAATTGAATGTTGTGAAGGTTGTGATATTTTATATGTTCAACAAATCGGACCAAAAGCCTCTTTGATGGTAAAAGCTTCAAAAATATTTCCAATGCAAGCAAGTGCTGAAAATGAAAAGATAGAAGAAATTCTACAAAAATTAATTAAAATGAAAGAGAACCCTCCCCTTTGGATGAGAAGGTTGATAGGTTAA
- a CDS encoding FprA family A-type flavoprotein, which produces MYSNKPIEIAPNIYFIGSFDPDIRTFDIIMKTANGSSYNAYLIKTDEGVIILDTVKLEFQDEFFKKIEALCSYEEIKYVISHHLEPDHAGAIPELINRAPRAKVLISPQATPMLKAITRNENIDFETVWTNKSLTLGNKTIKFLTTPYLHWPETMSSYVVEDKLLFSGDVFGSHYHDRRLFDDLVGDFFYAFKYYYDHIMRPFKSYALNAIKLYDKLEIDMIATLHGPILRNNPKQYIDYYRKWSQDNYKDSAHGKKILSIFYLTSYKNTKDMAEAIFEGAESVDGIITNVYDLASIEESNMINILEESDGVLIGTPTINADAPKPVWDLLSCMMLLEKKGKTGGAFGSYGWSGEAIDMILHRLKSLNFRVPPMDSLKIKLIPTTEELAQCYDYGVEFAEIINGKMLEMTMN; this is translated from the coding sequence ATGTATTCAAATAAACCTATAGAAATTGCACCAAATATTTATTTTATAGGATCATTTGATCCAGATATCAGAACTTTTGATATTATTATGAAAACAGCCAATGGCTCATCATATAATGCTTATTTAATCAAAACAGATGAAGGTGTGATTATTCTAGATACTGTAAAACTGGAGTTTCAAGATGAATTTTTCAAAAAGATTGAAGCTTTGTGTTCTTATGAAGAGATTAAATATGTCATCTCTCATCACCTAGAACCAGACCATGCAGGTGCAATTCCTGAATTAATAAATAGAGCTCCAAGGGCAAAAGTTTTAATCTCTCCCCAAGCAACACCTATGTTAAAAGCAATAACAAGAAACGAAAATATTGATTTTGAGACAGTCTGGACAAATAAAAGTTTGACCTTAGGTAATAAAACAATCAAATTTCTTACAACGCCATATTTACATTGGCCAGAAACTATGAGTTCATATGTGGTAGAGGATAAATTACTATTTTCAGGTGATGTTTTTGGAAGTCATTATCACGATAGAAGACTGTTTGATGATTTAGTTGGAGATTTTTTCTACGCTTTTAAATACTATTATGACCATATTATGAGACCCTTTAAATCTTATGCTTTAAATGCAATCAAACTTTATGACAAACTTGAAATTGATATGATAGCAACCCTTCATGGACCAATATTAAGGAATAATCCAAAACAATATATTGATTATTATAGAAAGTGGAGCCAAGATAATTATAAAGATAGTGCACATGGTAAAAAAATCTTGTCTATTTTTTATCTAACAAGTTACAAAAATACTAAAGATATGGCCGAAGCTATATTTGAAGGTGCGGAAAGTGTTGATGGAATCATCACCAATGTGTATGATTTAGCCTCTATTGAAGAATCAAATATGATAAATATACTTGAAGAGAGTGATGGTGTTTTAATAGGAACACCAACAATTAATGCAGATGCCCCAAAACCTGTTTGGGATCTGCTCTCATGTATGATGTTGTTGGAAAAAAAGGGAAAAACAGGAGGTGCTTTTGGTTCTTATGGTTGGAGTGGTGAAGCTATTGATATGATTTTACATAGATTAAAATCCCTAAACTTTAGAGTTCCTCCAATGGATTCTTTAAAAATAAAACTAATACCCACAACAGAAGAACTTGCCCAATGTTACGATTATGGAGTAGAGTTTGCAGAAATTATAAATGGAAAAATGTTAGAAATGACCATGAACTAA
- a CDS encoding arsenate reductase family protein, protein MIPVIFYEKVGCVNNTKQKKRLKDFGFNVISTDLLKTNFSKNQLLNFFENKSIKECINPNAPLVKNKEIDLDNTSDEELLNLMISNPILIKRPLITIGTNKFCGFDLNKILDFKLRELR, encoded by the coding sequence ATGATTCCAGTAATTTTTTATGAAAAAGTTGGATGTGTAAATAACACCAAACAAAAGAAGAGATTAAAAGACTTTGGCTTCAATGTTATTAGTACAGATTTATTGAAAACAAACTTTTCAAAAAACCAACTACTTAACTTTTTTGAGAATAAAAGTATAAAAGAGTGCATAAATCCAAATGCCCCACTTGTAAAAAACAAGGAGATAGATTTAGATAATACTTCTGATGAGGAGTTACTAAATCTTATGATTTCAAATCCTATTTTAATAAAAAGACCTCTTATAACAATTGGTACAAATAAATTTTGTGGATTTGATTTAAATAAAATTTTAGATTTTAAACTAAGGGAGTTAAGATGA
- the nifB gene encoding nitrogenase cofactor biosynthesis protein NifB, with protein sequence MSCSCTSSSTQEELQQEVMDKINNHPCYSEGAHQHYARIHVAVAPACNIQCNYCNRKFDCSNESRPGVTSAKLSPEDAVKKVLYVGGDIQQLSVVGIAGPGDALANPKKTFDTFRMLHEKAPDQKLCLSTNGLRLPDYVDEMVKYNVDHVTVTINSVDPTGEIGAKIYPWVHWNHEKVFGAEGAKILLEQQLKGIKMLTERGILVKANSVLIPGVNDKELVNVAKKLKELNVFLHNIMPLLSKEEYGTYYGLNGQASATDQEVMAAQEACGMDMKLMSHCRQCRADAVGLIGEDRGEEFTPDVFQNMSWEELQTQYNMEARAKKHEVIENWRAALDAANDRIKIEQASKEELSSTGETKLVAVTTAGEGTVNLHFGNATEFLIYEVGDKAIKFVMHRKVENAYCKGPEDCDGSYPIEEIKNTLKDVDILLTEKIGGCPQDELAQINLISDDSYALQPIEKSVFAAAQKYFFAVDTKSEKELG encoded by the coding sequence ATGAGTTGTTCTTGTACATCTAGTAGTACACAAGAGGAATTACAACAAGAAGTTATGGATAAGATTAACAACCATCCATGTTATTCTGAGGGTGCTCACCAACACTATGCGAGAATTCACGTAGCTGTTGCACCTGCTTGTAATATCCAATGTAACTACTGTAATAGAAAATTTGATTGTTCAAATGAGAGTCGTCCTGGTGTTACTTCAGCAAAATTAAGTCCTGAAGATGCAGTTAAAAAGGTTTTATATGTTGGTGGTGATATTCAACAACTTTCAGTTGTCGGAATAGCAGGACCTGGAGATGCACTAGCAAATCCTAAAAAAACATTTGATACTTTTAGAATGCTTCATGAAAAAGCACCTGACCAAAAACTATGTTTATCAACAAATGGACTTAGACTTCCTGATTATGTTGATGAGATGGTTAAATACAATGTTGATCATGTAACAGTAACTATTAATTCAGTTGATCCAACTGGAGAAATTGGGGCTAAGATTTATCCATGGGTTCACTGGAATCATGAAAAAGTATTTGGGGCAGAAGGTGCAAAAATTCTTCTAGAGCAACAACTTAAAGGTATTAAAATGCTAACTGAGCGAGGCATTTTAGTAAAAGCAAACTCTGTTTTAATCCCTGGGGTTAATGATAAAGAGTTAGTAAATGTTGCTAAAAAACTAAAAGAGCTAAATGTATTTTTACACAACATTATGCCACTTCTTTCAAAAGAAGAGTATGGTACATATTATGGACTAAATGGACAAGCAAGTGCAACTGACCAAGAAGTAATGGCAGCTCAAGAAGCATGTGGTATGGATATGAAACTAATGTCTCACTGTAGACAATGTCGAGCAGATGCTGTTGGACTGATTGGTGAAGATAGAGGAGAAGAGTTTACTCCTGATGTTTTCCAAAACATGTCTTGGGAAGAGTTACAAACTCAATATAACATGGAAGCAAGAGCTAAAAAACATGAAGTTATTGAAAACTGGAGAGCTGCACTTGATGCTGCAAATGATAGAATCAAAATAGAACAAGCAAGTAAAGAAGAATTAAGTTCTACTGGTGAGACTAAACTTGTAGCTGTTACAACAGCAGGTGAAGGAACAGTAAACTTACACTTTGGTAATGCTACAGAGTTCCTAATTTACGAAGTTGGTGACAAAGCTATCAAATTTGTAATGCATAGAAAAGTTGAAAATGCGTACTGTAAAGGTCCTGAAGATTGTGATGGTTCATATCCAATTGAAGAGATCAAAAATACTTTAAAAGATGTTGATATTTTATTAACAGAAAAAATTGGAGGATGTCCTCAAGATGAATTGGCACAAATCAATCTGATTTCTGATGATTCTTATGCTCTTCAACCAATAGAAAAATCAGTTTTTGCAGCAGCGCAAAAATATTTCTTCGCTGTTGATACAAAATCAGAGAAAGAGTTAGGATAA
- the nifV gene encoding homocitrate synthase: MFLINDTTLRDGEQAPYVAFNTKEKLDIAQKLYEAGADELEVGIPAMGKKEQEDLKEILALNLPIPIMSWNRATMSDLEASLECGLKSVDLSIPVSDILIDVKFGGDKEKVLSQLEKVILHAKKEGLFVCIGGEDSSRADLNFLKEILALGKSLGANRFRYCDTVGILTPTKTYQNISELTKLDLLDIEMHTHNDFGMATANAISGYEAGAKSANTTVIGLGERAGNASFEQVLMTLARLLGKDTQIKSDKLKALIQTVGLASNRRIDTNLPIVGEYIFSHESGIHVNGMMKSKSAYEPFTPMEVGLERYFPIGKHSGTSTLLFHLQTLGITPTKESLQKLLPLVREMVTNRKKVLDIKELEELYLCSLDI; this comes from the coding sequence ATGTTTCTTATAAATGACACAACATTACGAGATGGCGAACAAGCTCCTTATGTAGCATTTAATACAAAAGAAAAATTAGATATTGCCCAAAAACTTTATGAAGCGGGCGCAGATGAACTTGAAGTTGGAATTCCTGCAATGGGAAAAAAAGAACAAGAAGACCTAAAAGAGATTTTAGCTTTAAATCTTCCTATTCCAATCATGAGTTGGAATAGAGCAACAATGAGCGATTTGGAAGCTTCTTTAGAGTGTGGGCTCAAATCAGTTGATTTATCAATTCCTGTTTCAGATATCTTAATTGATGTGAAATTTGGTGGAGATAAAGAAAAAGTCTTATCTCAACTTGAAAAGGTGATTCTACATGCAAAAAAAGAAGGCTTATTTGTTTGCATTGGAGGAGAAGATTCAAGTAGAGCTGATTTGAACTTTTTAAAAGAGATTTTGGCACTAGGAAAAAGTCTTGGTGCAAATAGATTTAGATATTGTGATACAGTTGGAATATTAACTCCTACAAAAACTTATCAAAATATTAGTGAGCTTACAAAGTTAGATTTACTTGATATTGAAATGCATACCCATAATGATTTTGGTATGGCAACAGCGAATGCTATTTCGGGTTATGAAGCAGGAGCAAAAAGTGCTAATACTACCGTTATTGGGTTAGGTGAACGCGCGGGAAATGCCTCTTTTGAACAAGTATTGATGACTTTGGCAAGACTTCTTGGAAAAGATACACAAATAAAATCTGATAAATTAAAAGCACTTATTCAAACAGTAGGATTAGCATCAAATAGAAGAATAGATACTAATTTACCTATTGTTGGAGAGTATATCTTCTCCCATGAATCTGGTATTCATGTAAATGGAATGATGAAATCAAAAAGTGCTTATGAGCCGTTTACTCCAATGGAAGTTGGATTAGAGAGATATTTCCCTATAGGAAAACACTCAGGAACATCTACTTTACTTTTTCACTTACAAACTTTAGGAATCACTCCTACAAAAGAGAGCCTACAAAAGTTATTGCCATTGGTTAGAGAAATGGTTACAAATAGAAAAAAAGTGTTAGATATAAAAGAATTGGAAGAGTTATACTTATGTTCGTTGGATATTTAA
- a CDS encoding CCE_0567 family metalloprotein: protein MADLTEEQKEKKKELAKYKRKVIEKAGVVHDIVEDTIWTEYDKLPKLSEEIGLAMKDVESFLEEHPYLK, encoded by the coding sequence ATGGCAGATTTAACAGAAGAGCAAAAAGAGAAGAAAAAAGAGTTAGCAAAATATAAAAGAAAAGTTATAGAAAAAGCTGGTGTCGTACATGATATAGTTGAAGATACAATTTGGACAGAATATGATAAGTTGCCAAAACTTAGTGAAGAGATAGGCTTGGCTATGAAAGATGTGGAGAGTTTTTTAGAAGAACATCCTTATTTAAAGTGA